The following proteins are encoded in a genomic region of Dokdonia donghaensis DSW-1:
- a CDS encoding TonB-dependent receptor, with amino-acid sequence MKILIGAFAMLFIIPLYGQSITGVVLDTNSSPLEDVNIFNKTSGQHSHTNTTGYFAIPNTKKGDSLYFSRIGHETLLEVITDQQTSLQVILTPSSVSLDQIVIVSEVDQLSRIVDIDVKNNPVKSSQEILRKVPGLIIGQHAGGGKAEQLFLRGFDIDHGTDLALSVDGLPVNMVSHAHGQGYSDLHFVIPETINNIEFGKGPFTASQGNFATAGYIDLKLKDVLEQNQVTLEVGQFNTQRFAGLFPVINSDYNSLYLASEVYLTDGPVNSPQNFNRINLMSKYVYDRPGEEKLDLTVSHFQSKWDASGQIPQRAVDAGLIDRFGAIDDTEGGNTSRSNVSLNYTKNLNENDSFTTNAFLSKYDFELFSNFTFFLEDPINGDQIRQYEDRLLMGVNSIFERKGKELASFDLDYQAGAGFRYDDVNDVELSRTKNRRETLERLSYGDVDELNAFAFFNAEFKKGNWNINPSLRLDYFKFDYNNKLSPVYDNRSENKVAVSPKLNVIYTPSTTFQYFLKTGVGFHSNDTRVVVANEGEDILPAAYGIDIGTIIKPASRLVVNAALWSLFLNQEFVYVGDAGIVEPSGRSRRVGVELGARYQFNDWLYAYSDVNYTYARSTDEPDGEDLIPLAPDFTAVGGINVDNLGAFSGSLAYRYIDDRAANEDNSIIAEGYFITDMNLNYKVNNWTYGIIIENLFDTEWNETQFATESRLFNEATPVEEIHFTPGTPFFIRGKIAVTF; translated from the coding sequence ATGAAAATCCTTATTGGAGCATTTGCTATGCTCTTTATTATCCCATTATATGGGCAATCTATAACAGGTGTCGTATTAGACACTAACTCGTCTCCACTAGAAGATGTAAACATTTTTAATAAAACCTCTGGACAACATAGTCATACTAACACTACAGGTTATTTTGCCATACCTAATACAAAAAAAGGCGACTCATTATATTTCTCACGCATAGGTCACGAGACCCTACTTGAAGTAATTACAGATCAACAAACGTCGTTGCAAGTAATACTAACACCATCATCAGTTTCTTTAGATCAAATTGTGATAGTGTCTGAAGTAGATCAACTAAGTCGCATTGTTGATATAGATGTAAAAAACAACCCTGTTAAGTCCTCACAAGAAATTTTAAGGAAAGTGCCTGGTCTCATTATAGGTCAACACGCCGGTGGCGGTAAGGCAGAGCAGCTATTTTTACGAGGTTTTGATATAGATCACGGTACAGATCTCGCGCTAAGTGTAGACGGCTTACCCGTAAATATGGTATCTCACGCTCACGGTCAAGGGTACTCAGATCTACACTTTGTCATACCAGAAACTATAAATAATATAGAATTTGGTAAAGGACCTTTTACTGCAAGTCAAGGTAATTTTGCAACAGCTGGATATATTGATTTAAAGCTAAAAGATGTTTTAGAACAAAACCAAGTCACGCTAGAAGTTGGCCAGTTTAATACGCAACGCTTTGCCGGATTATTTCCTGTTATCAATAGTGATTATAATTCTCTATACCTAGCCTCTGAAGTTTATCTTACAGATGGACCTGTAAATTCACCTCAAAACTTCAACCGTATTAACCTTATGAGTAAGTATGTTTATGACCGCCCTGGTGAAGAAAAGCTTGACCTCACCGTATCGCACTTCCAAAGTAAATGGGACGCATCTGGACAAATACCACAGCGCGCTGTAGACGCAGGACTAATAGATCGTTTTGGAGCTATAGATGACACAGAGGGTGGTAACACAAGCCGTAGTAACGTATCACTAAACTACACTAAGAATTTAAATGAAAACGACTCGTTTACCACAAATGCTTTTTTATCTAAATATGACTTTGAGTTGTTCTCAAATTTCACCTTCTTTTTAGAAGACCCTATAAACGGAGATCAGATAAGGCAATATGAAGATCGTTTACTAATGGGAGTAAATAGCATCTTTGAGAGAAAAGGGAAAGAGCTTGCTAGTTTTGATCTAGATTATCAAGCTGGTGCTGGCTTTAGATATGACGATGTAAATGATGTTGAATTGTCGCGCACAAAAAATCGTCGTGAGACGCTTGAAAGACTTTCTTATGGCGATGTAGATGAGCTTAATGCGTTTGCTTTTTTTAATGCTGAGTTTAAAAAAGGTAACTGGAATATTAACCCATCGCTACGTCTCGATTATTTTAAATTTGATTACAATAACAAGCTTAGCCCGGTTTATGACAATCGTAGTGAGAACAAAGTTGCTGTAAGTCCTAAGCTTAATGTTATTTATACACCCTCTACTACCTTTCAATATTTCTTAAAAACAGGTGTAGGTTTTCACTCTAATGACACGCGTGTCGTTGTGGCAAATGAAGGGGAAGATATATTACCCGCTGCTTATGGTATTGACATAGGTACAATTATAAAACCTGCGAGCAGGCTAGTGGTAAATGCAGCGCTATGGAGTCTTTTTCTAAATCAAGAATTTGTGTATGTAGGTGATGCAGGTATTGTAGAACCTAGCGGTCGCTCTCGTAGAGTGGGTGTTGAGCTGGGGGCTCGCTACCAGTTTAACGACTGGTTATATGCTTACTCAGATGTAAACTACACCTATGCTAGGAGTACAGATGAGCCAGACGGAGAAGATTTAATTCCTCTCGCACCAGATTTTACAGCTGTAGGTGGTATTAATGTAGATAACCTAGGAGCCTTTTCGGGTTCTCTAGCGTATCGATATATAGATGACAGAGCTGCAAATGAAGACAATTCTATTATTGCAGAGGGTTACTTTATTACAGATATGAATCTTAATTATAAAGTAAACAACTGGACTTATGGAATCATTATAGAAAACCTATTTGACACTGAGTGGAATGAAACACAATTTGCAACAGAAAGTAGACTTTTTAACGAGGCAACCCCAGTTGAAGAGATTCACTTTACTCCAGGCACACCCTTCTTCATAAGAGGAAAAATAGCTGTGACTTTTTAG
- a CDS encoding ABC transporter ATP-binding protein, translated as MIEIKDLHKSYQMGSNSLHVLKGIDFSVKEGELVSIMGSSGSGKSTLLNILGMLDEADEGTYYLDNVPIKNLNEKVAAQYRNKFLGFIFQSFNLINYKNALDNVSMPLYYQGMKRAERTDRAMHYLEKVGLAQWATHLPSEMSGGQKQRVAIARALASDPKVLLADEPTGALDTKTSYEVMDLIQGINDEGKTILVVTHEPDIAEMTKRIVNLKDGRIIDDSVVNQVKASLHV; from the coding sequence ATGATAGAAATAAAAGATCTTCATAAATCGTATCAAATGGGGAGCAACTCGCTTCACGTTTTAAAAGGAATCGACTTTTCTGTAAAAGAAGGAGAGCTAGTCTCTATAATGGGTTCTTCGGGTTCTGGTAAATCTACTTTGCTTAATATTCTAGGTATGCTAGATGAGGCAGATGAGGGAACGTATTATCTAGACAATGTTCCCATTAAAAACCTAAACGAAAAGGTTGCCGCTCAGTATAGAAATAAATTTTTAGGATTCATTTTTCAATCATTTAATCTCATCAACTATAAAAATGCATTAGACAATGTCTCTATGCCGCTATATTACCAAGGTATGAAGCGAGCAGAGCGCACGGACAGAGCGATGCATTATTTAGAAAAAGTAGGCCTAGCCCAGTGGGCTACTCACCTGCCTAGCGAGATGTCTGGAGGTCAAAAACAAAGAGTTGCCATCGCGAGAGCACTAGCAAGTGACCCAAAAGTACTACTGGCAGATGAGCCTACGGGAGCACTCGATACAAAAACTTCTTACGAAGTAATGGATCTCATACAAGGTATAAATGATGAGGGTAAGACCATACTTGTGGTAACACACGAACCAGATATTGCAGAGATGACTAAGCGCATTGTAAATCTAAAGGACGGTCGCATCATAGATGACTCTGTTGTAAATCAAGTAAAAGCAAGTTTACATGTTTGA
- a CDS encoding ABC transporter permease translates to MFDVERWQEIFETIGKNKLRTFLTGLSVASGIFILVILLGFSTGIQKGVKTQFAQDAESRVNVWTGVTTKEYAGLNPGRRIQMHNSDLENVDQKFGEAIEHQTGLYNIWGGLVNYGNETGNYRIEGANYGQQFIENAGLSAGRFLTQKDEEEGVKVAIIGQKVKNDLFKTEQAVGATIKIMGINFLVAGVFTDPGGEREESRIFIPLSTAQRVFNAGDKLRSMAFTVKMSDNFDEAVALSAAVSQGIEDEIKSRYQISPDDRSAVRVRYNLEEAQKIYSLIDTIRMVFWFVGIGTIIAGVVGVSNIMLIIVKERTKEIGVRKALGALPSSIIGMILQESIFITAIAGFLGLFLGVGLLELIGPQIDSDFIKFPQVDFVTAMSTVIILIVAGALAGYIPARRAANIRPIEALRDE, encoded by the coding sequence ATGTTTGATGTAGAGCGCTGGCAAGAAATATTTGAAACCATAGGTAAGAACAAGCTTCGCACCTTTCTCACTGGGCTATCTGTAGCTTCGGGTATTTTTATATTAGTCATTCTTCTAGGTTTTAGTACGGGTATTCAGAAAGGGGTAAAAACACAATTTGCTCAAGATGCAGAGAGCCGAGTAAATGTATGGACAGGTGTTACTACAAAAGAGTATGCAGGTCTCAATCCTGGCCGTCGTATCCAGATGCACAATAGTGATTTAGAAAATGTAGATCAAAAATTTGGCGAAGCAATAGAACATCAAACTGGTTTATACAATATCTGGGGAGGCCTTGTTAACTACGGTAACGAAACAGGTAATTATAGAATAGAAGGCGCAAACTATGGACAGCAGTTTATTGAGAATGCTGGGCTATCTGCAGGTAGATTCTTGACTCAGAAGGATGAAGAAGAAGGTGTTAAAGTTGCCATCATAGGCCAGAAGGTAAAAAACGACCTTTTTAAAACAGAGCAAGCAGTAGGAGCAACTATTAAAATTATGGGTATCAACTTTCTCGTAGCAGGTGTATTTACAGATCCTGGAGGAGAGCGTGAGGAGTCTCGCATTTTTATACCACTCAGTACTGCACAACGCGTTTTTAATGCGGGAGATAAGTTGAGGTCTATGGCATTTACAGTAAAGATGTCTGATAATTTTGACGAAGCCGTAGCACTTTCGGCAGCAGTGAGTCAAGGTATAGAAGATGAGATTAAGTCTAGATATCAAATCTCACCAGATGATCGTAGCGCCGTACGCGTGCGTTATAATCTGGAAGAAGCACAAAAAATTTATAGCCTCATAGATACCATACGTATGGTGTTTTGGTTTGTAGGCATAGGTACAATTATAGCAGGCGTGGTAGGTGTAAGTAACATAATGCTCATCATTGTAAAAGAACGTACTAAGGAGATAGGTGTGCGCAAAGCACTAGGAGCATTACCAAGCTCTATAATCGGGATGATATTGCAAGAGTCTATTTTTATAACCGCAATAGCTGGCTTCTTAGGGCTGTTTTTAGGTGTTGGTTTATTAGAGTTAATCGGGCCACAGATAGATAGTGATTTCATCAAGTTTCCTCAGGTAGATTTTGTTACTGCGATGTCAACAGTAATTATTCTTATCGTAGCAGGAGCCCTTGCAGGTTACATACCAGCTAGAAGAGCGGCAAATATTAGACCTATAGAAGCACTAAGAGATGAGTAG
- a CDS encoding ABC transporter permease, with protein sequence MFSKDRWNEILEALNANRFRTLLTAFGVFWGILILVLLLALTNGLKNGVSADFGDFATNSMFMWSQGTSMSYKGLPKGRYFNFKLEDVDVLREKYPQLKYISPRNQLGGYNGANNVTYKEKTGAYSVYGDYPEFIKQQPQDITSGRYISYSDIEEKRKICVIGEDVVKGLYDKGEEPLNTYIKINGVNFLVVGTFKDPKSSGDAEESANTIFVPFTTFSQAFNRADNVGWMAITAHDGTSITSIKEQVFTTMREQRSIHPDDKRAIGHFDLAEEFGRVMGLFSILTFVGYFVGSLVLLSGVIGISNIMLIVVKERTKEIGVRRALGATPWEIKSQILQESLVLTIISGMAGIAVAAGFIWVMNSILDQVGKVDNFANPSVNITVIFIALAILIISGLLAGFIPATRAIQMKPIDALRIE encoded by the coding sequence ATGTTTAGTAAAGATCGTTGGAACGAAATACTAGAAGCACTTAACGCAAACAGATTTAGAACCCTGCTTACGGCATTTGGTGTGTTTTGGGGTATACTAATTTTAGTATTACTACTTGCACTTACTAATGGGTTGAAGAATGGCGTTTCGGCAGATTTTGGCGACTTTGCCACAAACTCGATGTTTATGTGGTCACAAGGAACCTCGATGTCATATAAGGGTTTGCCTAAGGGACGTTACTTCAATTTCAAATTAGAAGATGTAGACGTTTTACGTGAGAAGTACCCACAGTTAAAATACATCTCACCTAGAAATCAGCTAGGAGGTTATAATGGTGCAAATAATGTTACCTACAAGGAAAAAACAGGTGCTTATAGCGTTTACGGTGATTATCCAGAATTTATAAAACAACAACCACAAGATATCACTTCTGGTCGCTACATCTCTTATTCTGATATTGAAGAAAAAAGGAAAATTTGTGTCATAGGAGAAGATGTGGTTAAGGGGCTTTATGATAAAGGAGAAGAACCACTTAATACCTATATCAAAATAAATGGTGTCAACTTTCTAGTAGTAGGGACATTTAAAGATCCAAAGAGTAGTGGAGATGCAGAGGAGTCTGCAAATACAATTTTTGTTCCTTTTACTACATTTTCACAAGCTTTTAACCGTGCAGATAATGTAGGGTGGATGGCTATAACGGCGCACGACGGTACAAGTATCACGAGCATAAAAGAACAAGTTTTTACGACAATGAGGGAGCAGCGCTCTATTCATCCAGATGATAAAAGAGCCATAGGCCATTTTGACCTTGCCGAAGAGTTTGGGAGAGTGATGGGGCTATTCTCAATACTCACTTTTGTAGGATACTTTGTAGGTTCTCTTGTACTGCTTTCTGGAGTGATAGGGATAAGTAACATTATGCTCATAGTAGTAAAAGAACGTACCAAAGAGATAGGAGTACGTCGCGCTCTAGGAGCAACACCTTGGGAGATTAAATCTCAAATATTACAAGAATCACTAGTACTCACTATAATTTCTGGTATGGCTGGTATTGCAGTTGCTGCTGGATTTATATGGGTGATGAATAGTATACTAGATCAAGTAGGTAAGGTAGATAACTTTGCAAATCCTTCTGTAAATATTACAGTAATTTTTATCGCCCTTGCCATACTCATTATCTCTGGTTTGCTCGCTGGTTTTATACCTGCGACAAGAGCTATACAAATGAAACCAATAGACGCATTAAGAATAGAATAA
- a CDS encoding efflux RND transporter periplasmic adaptor subunit, giving the protein MKRTGTIITLVLIAVFFSIGIWYIYTKDKQDPVVYTTEQATNRTIVKKTVATGSIVPKEEVLIKPNISGIIKEVYVEAGDNIKAGDLIAQIDVVPNVSSLTNAKNNIAGARTTVETARLALANQKSIYDRQKALFDKGVISANDFDNIRNTYNAAEQRLKQEQVNLRSASQNYDIIKTGTTSGLGNAATTQIRSTITGMILDVPVKAGNQVIEANNFNDGTTVATLADVEKMIFEGKVDESEVGKIKEDLPLEITVGAIENKVFDATLDYIAPKGVAENGAIQFEIKGTLAKKDDDTFIRAGLSANASIILEKAEDVLSIKEALVQYDPKTKTPYVEVATGDQEFERRDIEVGVSDGIFVEVKSGITADDNIKVWNQLKAPAGFGGRG; this is encoded by the coding sequence ATGAAACGAACAGGAACCATAATCACGCTCGTACTAATCGCAGTATTTTTCTCCATAGGTATCTGGTATATCTACACAAAAGATAAGCAGGACCCAGTGGTGTATACCACAGAGCAAGCGACTAATCGTACAATTGTAAAGAAAACAGTTGCGACAGGAAGTATTGTCCCAAAAGAAGAGGTGCTCATAAAACCTAATATCTCAGGTATTATAAAAGAGGTGTATGTAGAGGCTGGAGATAATATTAAGGCTGGAGACCTTATTGCCCAGATAGATGTAGTACCTAATGTATCATCACTTACTAATGCAAAAAATAATATTGCAGGAGCAAGAACTACCGTAGAGACAGCGAGACTAGCACTTGCAAACCAAAAGAGTATTTATGATAGACAGAAAGCGCTTTTTGACAAAGGTGTTATCTCTGCAAATGATTTTGATAATATTAGAAATACCTATAACGCTGCAGAGCAAAGACTCAAGCAAGAGCAGGTAAACCTGCGTAGCGCTTCTCAAAATTATGACATTATAAAAACGGGAACCACCAGTGGCTTAGGTAACGCAGCAACTACTCAAATACGATCTACTATTACAGGTATGATTCTGGACGTGCCAGTAAAAGCCGGTAACCAGGTAATAGAGGCAAATAACTTTAATGATGGTACCACCGTTGCTACGCTAGCAGATGTTGAAAAGATGATCTTTGAAGGTAAGGTAGACGAGAGCGAAGTGGGTAAAATAAAAGAAGATTTACCACTTGAGATTACGGTAGGAGCTATAGAAAATAAAGTTTTTGATGCTACCCTAGATTACATCGCACCAAAAGGCGTTGCCGAAAATGGTGCCATACAATTTGAAATAAAAGGAACCCTAGCAAAGAAGGATGATGATACCTTTATACGCGCAGGCCTTAGTGCAAATGCAAGTATTATTTTAGAAAAGGCAGAAGATGTACTCTCTATAAAAGAAGCGCTTGTACAATACGACCCAAAAACAAAAACACCTTATGTTGAGGTGGCAACGGGAGATCAAGAGTTTGAGAGACGTGATATAGAAGTAGGAGTAAGCGATGGCATCTTTGTAGAGGTAAAGAGCGGTATCACAGCAGATGATAATATCAAAGTTTGGAATCAACTTAAAGCACCAGCAGGATTTGGTGGAAGGGGATAA
- a CDS encoding TolC family protein has protein sequence MKKAILFCITALLALTTFGQERKWTLQECVQYAIENNINIQQTTLDLESAAIDKSDAVGAFLPTLNGTASNSWQTGLTQNVLTGVLESQQTRNSSFGVSSGVRLINGFRNHKVLDRAELSKIAADYNIAKLKDDVALNVAVAYLQVLLAKESAKVIITQNAVTQEQIDRTQELVDGGVLPRGDLLEIRATNASERQRIVAAENSIAIGLVNLAQLLNISDFENFDIADGNYTVQGESILETQPEVLISSAKDNRYDVKIAEQNEAIAQKDLEISKTGLYPTLDAFFNYNTRESNRASGFNTILDPDNPVIDSGNPIGVVGATGDVVTSLTPNIIGGNEVGPLPFVEQLYLNDGISYGLSLRVPVFNGWSTKNQIKRSKVNVMRAEFQKELAEQNLRTAVYQAYTDAKAAKESYEAAKLAVESQELAYQYAKDRYDVGLTNAFDFSQSKLRYDNAQIELARSKYDYIFRIKVLELYFGVPVTELKF, from the coding sequence ATGAAAAAAGCCATTTTATTTTGTATCACAGCCTTACTAGCTCTTACCACCTTCGGGCAGGAGAGAAAGTGGACTCTTCAAGAATGTGTGCAGTATGCGATAGAGAATAATATCAACATACAGCAAACTACGCTAGACCTTGAATCAGCAGCTATAGATAAATCTGATGCCGTAGGAGCATTTTTACCTACACTTAATGGTACTGCAAGTAACAGCTGGCAAACAGGTCTTACACAAAACGTGCTTACAGGAGTGCTAGAGTCACAACAAACGCGTAACTCATCTTTTGGTGTAAGTTCTGGAGTGCGATTAATAAATGGTTTTAGAAATCATAAGGTACTAGACAGAGCAGAACTTTCTAAAATTGCAGCAGACTATAATATTGCAAAACTTAAGGATGATGTAGCACTTAACGTCGCTGTAGCATACCTACAAGTCTTACTGGCAAAGGAAAGTGCAAAGGTGATAATTACACAAAACGCGGTTACACAAGAGCAAATAGATCGTACTCAAGAGCTGGTAGACGGAGGTGTGTTACCTAGAGGTGACTTACTTGAGATAAGAGCTACAAACGCAAGCGAAAGACAACGTATCGTTGCTGCCGAGAATTCAATAGCGATAGGACTTGTAAATCTTGCACAGCTACTTAATATATCAGATTTTGAAAATTTTGATATCGCAGATGGTAATTATACTGTACAAGGCGAGAGTATACTTGAGACACAACCAGAAGTACTTATAAGTTCTGCAAAAGACAATAGATACGACGTAAAAATTGCCGAACAAAATGAGGCGATTGCACAAAAGGATCTTGAGATAAGTAAGACAGGGCTATACCCTACACTAGATGCATTTTTTAATTATAATACTAGAGAGTCTAACAGAGCAAGTGGTTTTAATACGATTCTTGATCCAGATAATCCAGTTATAGATTCTGGTAATCCTATAGGAGTAGTAGGTGCTACAGGAGATGTAGTAACAAGCCTTACTCCTAATATTATAGGAGGTAATGAAGTAGGGCCTTTACCATTTGTAGAGCAGTTATATCTTAATGATGGTATCTCTTATGGTTTATCTTTGCGAGTTCCAGTTTTTAACGGATGGAGCACAAAAAATCAAATAAAACGTAGCAAGGTAAATGTGATGCGTGCAGAGTTTCAAAAGGAACTTGCAGAGCAAAATCTAAGAACGGCTGTTTATCAAGCGTATACAGATGCAAAAGCTGCAAAAGAAAGTTATGAAGCAGCAAAACTTGCTGTAGAGTCGCAAGAGCTAGCTTATCAATATGCAAAAGATAGGTATGATGTAGGGCTTACTAACGCTTTTGATTTTAGCCAGAGTAAATTACGTTATGATAACGCACAGATAGAACTTGCACGTTCTAAGTATGATTATATTTTCCGCATAAAGGTATTGGAGCTCTATTTTGGAGTGCCAGTTACCGAACTAAAATTCTAA
- a CDS encoding efflux RND transporter periplasmic adaptor subunit produces the protein MSKKTLFILLGIVAIVIVALIAGKKSGAFGKTGNFKAVETQKIERATIIETVAATGKIQPEIEVKLSSEVSGEIIDLPIKEGQDVKKGDLLVKINPDLVQAQVSQSQAALQNSRAGLSQAEATLNQAKLTFERNKPLFDKGVISKADFERAESDYQIAQANRQSAFYNVQSVAAQVKQATDNLGRTSIFAPRDGTISMLNVELGERVVGTAQMAGTEIVRVANLQNMEVEVDVNENDIVKIQVGDSTIVEVDAYLKKKFAGVVTEIANSAQATLTADQVTNFKVKVRILEESYKDLLEGKKDTYSPFRPGMTATVDIITKKRNDILAAPISAIVVKSDTSATKRSSARASDVTSDEKFECVFIKDGDTAKLKVVTTGIQDDSKIEILSGLEEGDEIITGPYSLVAKSLKTGDKVELENQEEKNTEE, from the coding sequence ATGAGTAAAAAAACACTTTTCATCTTACTGGGTATTGTTGCCATTGTAATTGTAGCATTAATAGCCGGCAAGAAATCTGGAGCGTTCGGTAAAACCGGAAACTTTAAGGCTGTCGAGACTCAAAAAATTGAGAGAGCAACTATTATTGAAACAGTTGCAGCCACAGGTAAAATACAACCAGAAATAGAAGTAAAGCTCTCTTCTGAAGTATCTGGAGAAATAATAGATTTACCTATTAAAGAGGGGCAAGATGTAAAGAAGGGTGACCTACTGGTTAAAATCAACCCAGACTTAGTACAAGCACAAGTGAGCCAGTCTCAAGCGGCTTTACAAAATAGTCGTGCTGGTTTATCACAAGCAGAGGCCACGCTCAACCAGGCAAAACTCACTTTTGAACGTAACAAACCACTTTTTGATAAAGGGGTTATTTCAAAAGCAGATTTTGAGCGTGCAGAGTCTGACTACCAGATAGCACAGGCTAATCGCCAGAGTGCCTTTTATAATGTACAGAGTGTAGCTGCACAAGTGAAGCAAGCCACAGATAACTTAGGGCGTACCTCTATCTTTGCACCGCGAGATGGTACTATATCTATGCTTAATGTTGAGCTAGGTGAGCGAGTAGTGGGTACAGCACAAATGGCAGGTACAGAAATTGTACGCGTAGCAAACCTTCAAAATATGGAGGTAGAGGTAGATGTAAACGAAAATGATATCGTAAAAATACAAGTAGGTGACTCTACCATTGTTGAGGTAGATGCATATCTTAAAAAGAAATTTGCAGGAGTAGTTACAGAGATTGCAAACTCTGCTCAAGCAACTCTCACAGCAGATCAGGTTACAAATTTTAAAGTAAAAGTACGTATCCTTGAGGAGTCGTATAAAGATCTTCTAGAGGGTAAAAAAGATACTTACTCACCGTTTAGACCAGGGATGACGGCAACGGTAGATATTATAACAAAAAAACGTAATGATATTCTAGCTGCTCCTATAAGCGCTATAGTTGTAAAAAGTGATACTAGTGCGACTAAGAGATCTAGTGCAAGAGCAAGTGATGTTACCTCAGATGAGAAGTTTGAGTGTGTATTTATAAAAGATGGCGACACCGCAAAGCTCAAAGTTGTAACTACAGGTATACAAGATGATTCAAAAATTGAAATTCTCTCGGGACTTGAAGAAGGAGATGAGATCATTACAGGGCCTTATAGCTTAGTAGCAAAATCACTCAAAACAGGCGATAAGGTAGAGCTAGAAAATCAAGAAGAAAAGAATACAGAAGAATAA
- the tsaB gene encoding tRNA (adenosine(37)-N6)-threonylcarbamoyltransferase complex dimerization subunit type 1 TsaB encodes MTHILCLETATTNCSVALSINGEVVMMQEDNAKKYSHAERLHTFIKEVLDKAGVAQEKLNAIAVSKGPGSYTGLRIGVSAAKGLCAALDIPLIAVETLRSLSRKQNLTHNELVVPMLDARRMEVYSAIYDNEGTTIRGTEAQILDETSFTEYLDKSIVHFIGNGVEKFQEVCIHPNARFVTNELPSAVQMAAISNQKFTEGLFVDVAYFEPYYLKDFIAGKPKKK; translated from the coding sequence ATGACACACATATTATGTCTAGAGACAGCCACCACAAATTGTTCGGTGGCTTTGTCTATTAATGGAGAAGTCGTGATGATGCAGGAGGATAATGCAAAGAAGTATTCTCACGCAGAGCGGCTGCACACTTTTATTAAAGAAGTTTTAGATAAAGCAGGTGTTGCTCAAGAAAAACTAAACGCCATAGCGGTAAGTAAAGGCCCAGGGAGTTATACCGGGCTCCGCATAGGAGTTTCGGCGGCAAAGGGGCTTTGTGCTGCGCTAGACATACCTTTAATAGCTGTAGAGACACTTAGATCGCTTTCGCGAAAGCAAAATCTTACTCATAATGAGCTCGTGGTACCTATGCTAGATGCTCGCCGTATGGAAGTATATAGTGCTATTTATGATAATGAGGGTACAACTATAAGAGGTACCGAAGCACAAATACTAGATGAAACCTCATTCACCGAATATTTAGATAAGAGTATTGTGCACTTTATAGGTAATGGAGTTGAAAAATTTCAAGAAGTGTGCATACACCCTAATGCGAGATTTGTAACTAATGAATTGCCTAGCGCTGTGCAAATGGCAGCGATTTCAAACCAAAAGTTTACAGAAGGATTATTTGTAGATGTTGCTTATTTTGAACCTTATTATCTCAAAGACTTTATTGCTGGTAAGCCTAAGAAAAAATAA